One genomic window of Aethina tumida isolate Nest 87 chromosome 3, icAetTumi1.1, whole genome shotgun sequence includes the following:
- the LOC109605002 gene encoding intermembrane lipid transfer protein Vps13-like isoform X1 — protein MVFESVLTYFLNKYLGPYVENLDTNQLNVGIWGGNVEFTDLILKRSALDSLDLPVQTVFGKIGKLALKIPWTNLYGAEFLITLEDIYLVVQPNAQVAYDALKEEKREYERKLQQLLAVENAKKLEAEKDKPKTDYTFVEKLSIQIVKNIRFSIKNIHIRYEDEITSPNPFAIGVTLGQLEVVSTDENWQKAISTADITKIFKILELESLSLYWNTKTTLYGDLSVPELCKKLPADIQSKNNNTNNKFILGPINAMARVKINQKPELDNFSEPSIQLNFDMQKLFVGVSRTQYYDIIALTDSMNIMSKGIPFRKYRPNVDSYKGHYKEWWHFAYTCVLESEVRRKKRNWDWDHMRQYRDLLREYKCLYLKKLDNKIEKAEQCTLEDCEKKIDVTNIVIIRNQCDLEYERVVKTKKKSGWLNWLWSSSSNEEPKSDIKEEIKSWMWWFAGYDSATTIKQPQNHSNELMKMMQEALTPEEKAKMYKAIGYQENAAPTIFPKDFIENSLVFILRTLEISLFDDSQDVVTRVLNTQLTGVKSKVETRPTGNGLKVSVQIDNFTTYGLPQEEDFIPQLISSDAKEQGLLKVDFEMNPLNSTCDQRIHIKAQPLRIVYDAQTIIKITDIFTVPSNDTIDEMAAAAGEKLTDVSQKTATGLQYAINKQIQLDLNLDFNAPYVIIPYGGKYTGSENVLVVNLGNIKMYSLPRKLDRLDVKQLHAQGNTQEEILASITENAYDQFNIELNNMQVVVAQSDEKWLEGIMSSTTTSMHLLNPVSLQVTLAKSLIQDDPRIPLHKFSGVLPSIQVNIADSRIMLLMSLVYSIPLPSSAAQETVPSLTRSLSRSSVNQLIQAAIQDPHEKVKEEVKESDVAQQFIKFLANFEMSELCITINRQETVQSPITQLAVFELKLLTIGLRQKMYTTEVSVSLDSVNLSQNRSGKVVQLVTNKTASSADALFKVNFIQASKKSPDFHTLYKSSEITLNLELGTLLVYVHQEAVTSLLHFTNDIQELMNDSNPEVKGLSKSSLTKSNTSLASSIRSLRDKTGGSLSKKKKVVDAIKFKLSASFNELKMMFGSDTGELFGCAIKGVQSQVIIKNTYTQVNAKLKELSVVDTNAFTVHSKIVQSLTQETMKIDLVMNNIEEGVEDERPNMLVHCSLGAIRIVFLNRFVSTVLGFLNNFQNARQSIITVSQAAAQNAKENMKSAYESAVKISLEVNLKAPIILVPVDSKSFEVLYIDLGEIALTNKFTVLAEKNSVGNPAVIDELSAKLSNLKISTVVLNLEREVGSETTVLKPLTTTVMVKRNLSTSWFRGVPDIDITVQIKTIEVVLHDTSYNKIMGVLNGNLAEGDAQPQPHSPTISNTAANELISEQQIAVVHNKDEEIHEFLKFTFAMNTLDVKLLQEQFMHNTTNPTRSRFSSFVENALNESQQSNTGGTQGLAQFTLKGLSSKGRIMTDGSIVASVLLVDYLLTDIRPGRDGKLNRLIERTPIPYGSQESLTGRSMIDLTFQKKDLDTFVDLRVYSITLILSMDYLMKLAAFFKPPVDEPESTTKIQKSQAATSVHKLAQAQQPPNLANKQQMTINLKIEKPDIILIEKTDDINTKAIVLNNEVLLKYRIHDEHQVVNGSISNLQMYICTYNPELRDASKKNILHPLTISLAGSTPEDKGLHLELIVTDVHLSVSPAIIELLSKVISTATAKEEITPEVGEVLVNLNTIWEEQCYEDNEPWYLKTADAASEVTEDFQLLKKKCLDEMCIVSVSSVSITLEAGVGNQTLPMIMVETSLRGCVRNWSSQMVMEASLTLEVGYYNSKLALWEPLVEPVTEFDSAGQLSYVPWELKVEMAINEQEDVLSGTSSDDINREDKSSVVDIDVISENRLEITVTKTCLEVLTNLGNAFANALKVDLEHKEDDRTDASYKVVNETGLTLTLNLKEGPFAMYNEGRSVIDLETVVLEGTASVFLQLKGEQRLMSTVRLREQFSQALAPEDYILEVEVNDKNTVLSLPVLRSEMRYFPLIYKGDTNDNWGIISHVTLENGLTVITLRSIIQVYNHFRQPIEVYHMTDKGNELKFISSVPAEGHINVPVPAVYTQTNELFFAVPNFSVSTTPYVWKDLQNNLVVTKLLQCPPRSPESGSQNYIIKAMGEMQQVYMESTNKHTMVSNCYNIHLRPVIEFTNCLPVDIILNLESRSDEYEIKAGHTWNLRFAIPGKSALIIRIPNYLEKEWVCRNEILEVQEEFAVWTFTSHDSQKSMSIALGVHCINTSGSEIMQLYCPFWMLNKTGVSLGYIKSKKATKEDPQQNEETNCIHHPPDFKGPIMFSFNAKNFFGKKKASICVDQGKWSKKFSLDVAGSSGTVICEANDQTYQIGVHNQLTYNGLTKQITFTPYYVILNQANYAIDCQEFDRPADPWITVEAKSCAAFWPRSDKEDKCMRVRVHGTEEVTAHFLYTESHTTLLKLKNMYGGISVDVQLTEGAVYVNFASCEEGIAPALIVNDTSDTIEVWEKEHVQKWNIPPKHCQLYTWENPSGPRKLVWLKSPKKEYEDDLRKDGLGEITLEDESLIYWASFLDGMQRVLLFTGDKTIAEQAQSSSMMELIQQDINVQIQGIGVSLVNNTIRQEILYVAIASSGIIWETCKLKSKRFKPLSSKDSEHIEEAYQLYQNRVMAGDKPPHRVSVDGKTEIDFETMEYYKPGKRNIRRCYQTGLWLNLKTSPNQMQLHIKVNRIQIDNQMFDCLFPVILAPVPPPKSVAAINDCMKPFIEVSIVQLLMKNSQIKQYKYFKVLVQEFHIKVEMGLINALLGLFEQKPKTYEEERDLFLKDVNLVNENLYSHAAEMSLKEQKNFYDLLHFSPLKVHVSFSLGGGESQMSETNNFINVLLQGVGVTLTDMNDVVFKLAYFERDYMFLTRNQLISETTTHYVGQTIKQLYVLILGLDVLGNPYGLVLGITKGVEDLFYEPFQGAIQGPGEFAEGLVLGVRSLFGHTVGGAAGAVSKITGAMGKGLAALTFDKDYQRKRRDQLNKKAGNVQEHFARGGKGLVMGVFDGVTGVFTKPVTGAKEEGVEGFFKGLGKGAIGLVARPTAGIVDFASTSFDVVKRATDSSEEVTRLRQPRFISENSLVKPYNTKDARGQKLLVELEKGKFAVTDIYVYFHEINKKEVVLLTDKRLAYINYVDVFGTWQIDWSFTWDELKNPAKIVPKGITITVSGSKKKLFKSNETSRLIAVSDARSQNELYTKIEELRGA, from the exons ATGGTGTTCGAGAGTGTCCTAACCTATTTTCTGAACAAGTATTTGGGGCCCTATGTGGAAAACTTAGACACAAATCAGCTAAACGTTGGAATATGGGGGG GGAACGTCGAATTCACAGacctaatattaaaaagaagtgCTCTTGACTCCCTAGACTTGCCGGTACAAACAGTTTTTGGCAAAATTG gcAAACTTGCCCTAAAAATACCGTGGACTAATTTATACGGTGCCGAGTTTTTGATAACCTTAGAAGACATATATTTAGTTGTACAACCAAATGCTCAGGTTGCCTACGATGCCCTCAAAGAAGAAAAACGTGAATACGAAAGGAAATTACAACAACTACTGGCGGTTGAAAACGCCAAGAAATTAGAGGCTGAGAAAG ataaaccaAAGACCGACTACACTTTTGTCGAAAAGCTCTCCATACAAATTGTAAAGAACATCCGCTTCTCAATCAAAAACATTCACATTAGATACGAGGATGAAATCACCAGTCCCAATCCTTTTGCCATCGGTGTCACTTTGGGGCAACTCGAGGTGGTATCCACAGATGAAAACTGGCAGAAAGCCATTTCAACAGCTGACATcaccaaaatatttaag atactcGAATTGGAGTCTTTATCACTTTACTGGAATACTAAGACTACTTTATATGGAGACTTATCAGTACCTGAGCTATGTAAAAAGTTACCTGCCGATAtacaatctaaaaataataatactaacaACAAATTCA TTTTGGGACCCATTAACGCCATGGCACGTGTCAAGATCAACCAGAAACCGGAGCTGGACAACTTCTCCGAGCCCAGCATCCAGCTCAACTTCGACATGCAAAAGCTGTTCGTGGGCGTCAGCCGCACCCAGTACTACGACATCATCGCCCTGACCGACTCCATGAACATCATGAGCAAGGGTATACCTTTCAGGAAGTACAGGCCCAACGTGGACTCTTACAAG GGTCATTACAAAGAGTGGTGGCACTTCGCATACACGTGTGTGCTGGAGTCGGAAGTGAGGAGGAAGAAACGGAACTGGGACTGGGACCACATGAGGCAGTATCGAGACCTGCTGAGGGAGTACAAATGCCTTTACTTGAAGAAGCTGGACAACAAA ATCGAAAAAGCTGAGCAATGCACTTTAGAGGATTGTGAGAAGAAAATAGACGTAACTAACATTGTTATAATCAGAAATCAGTGCGACCTAGAGTACGAACGGGTGGTCAAAACGAAGAAGAAATCTGGTTGGCTCAATTGGTTGTGGAGCAGCTCATCAAATGAAGAACCAAAGAGTGACATAA AGGAAGAAATTAAATCTTGGATGTGGTGGTTTGCTGGTTACGATTCTGCAACCACAATAAAACAACCACAAAACCACAGTAACGAACTTA TGAAAATGATGCAGGAGGCTCTGACGCCGGAAGAGAAGGCCAAAATGTACAAAGCCATTGGTTATCAAGAAAACGCCGCCCCCACAATTTTCCCCAAGGACTTCATCGAAAACTCCCTGGTGTTCATCTTACGAACCCTCGAAATCAGCCTGTTCGACGACAGTCAAGACGTGGTAACCAGAGTCCTCAACACCCAGCTCACCGGCGTCAAGTCCAAAGTCGAAACCAGACCAACAGGAAACGGCTTAAA AGTGAGCGTACAAATCGACAACTTCACCACCTACGGCTTACCTCAAGAAGAAGACTTCATACCCCAGCTAATTTCGTCCGATGCAAAAGAACAGGGGTTGCTGAAGGTCGACTTCGAGATGAACCCGTTGAATTCGACGTGCGACCAACGAATCCACATAAAGGCGCAGCCGCTGAGGATCGTCTACGATGCGCAGACCATCATTAAAATCACCGACATTTTTACGGTGCCTTCCAACGACACAATCGATGA AATGGCCGCAGCAGCCGGCGAAAAACTAACAGACGTCAGCCAGAAGACCGCCACCGGCCTCCAGTACGCCATCAACAAGCAAATCCAACTGGACCTGAACCTGGACTTCAACGCCCCCTACGTCATAATCCCCTACGGAGGCAAGTACACCGGCTCCGAAAACGTGCTCGTGGTGAACCTCGGTAACATCAAGATGTACTCGCTGCCCCGCAAACTGGACCGGCTGGACGTGAAGCAGCTGCACGCGCAGGGCAACACGCAGGAGGAGATCCTGGCCAGCATCACGGAGAACGCCTACGACCAGTTCAACATCGAGCTGAACAACATGCAGGTGGTGGTGGCGCAGAGCGACGAGAAGTGGCTGGAGGGCATCATGTCCTCCACCACCACCTCCATGCACCTGCTCAATCCGGTCAGTCTGCAAGTAACTTTGGCCAAGTCGCTGATACAGGACGACCCACGCATCCCTCTGCACAAGTTCTCAGGAGTGCTGCCGTCGATACAGGTCAACATCGCCGACTCCAGGATCATGCTGCTCATGTCGCTGGTCTACAGCATTCCTTTGCCCAGCTCTGCGGCTCAGGAGACTGTCCCTTCGTTAACT AGGAGTTTGAGCCGCAGCTCAGTGAATCAATTAATACAGGCGGCCATCCAGGACCCGCACGAAAAGGTCAAGGAGGAAGTTAAGGAGTCTGATGTGGCGCAGCAGTTCATTAAATTCCTGGCCAACTTTGAAATGTCAG AGCTGTGCATCACTATTAATCGTCAGGAGACGGTCCAGTCCCCCATTACTCAGCTAGCAGTCTTCGAGTTGAAATTGCTGACAATTGGGCTGCGCCAGAAGATGTACACCACCGAAGTGTCGGTCTCCTTGGACAGCGTCAACCTGTCGCAGAACAGAAGTGGAAAGGTCGTCCAGTTGGTCACCAACAAGACGGCCAGTTCCGCCGATGCCTTATTTAAAGTCAACTTCATTCAG GCTAGCAAAAAGTCGCCGGACTTCCACACCTTGTACAAGTCTTCAGAAATAACCCTCAACTTGGAGCTGGGCACCTTATTGGTGTACGTCCACCAGGAGGCGGTTACGTCGCTGCTGCACTTCACGAACGACATACAGGAGTTAATGAACGACAGCAACCCGGAAGTGAAGGGGTTGTCGAAGAGCTCACTGACGAAGAGCAACACCAGCCTCGCCTCCAGCATTCGTTCTTTACGAG ACAAAACTGGCGGGTCGTTGTCGAAGAAGAAAAAGGTGGTGGACGCCATCAAGTTTAAACTGTCGGCGTCCTTCAACGAGTTGAAAATGATGTTCGGGTCGGACACAGGGGAGTTGTTTGGTTGTGCCATCAAGGGGGTGCAGTCGCaagtcataattaaaaatacgtaCACTCAGGTGAACGCCAAGCTTAAGGAACTGTCGGTGGTGGACACCAACGCCTTCACCGTCCACTCCAAG ATAGTGCAGTCATTAACGCAAGAAACCATGAAGATAGACCTGGTTATGAACAACATCGAAGAAGGAGTCGAGGACGAAAGGCCCAATATGCTGGTTCATTGTTCTCTGGGGGCCATTCGTATCGTCTTTCTGAACCGTTTCGTCTCCACCGTTTTG GGCTTCTTGAACAACTTCCAAAACGCCCGCCAGTCCATCATCACCGTGTCCCAGGCGGCCGCCCAGAACGCCAAGGAGAACATGAAGTCCGCCTACGAGTCGGCCGTCAAAATATCCCTGGAGGTCAACCTAAAGGCCCCAATCATTTTAGTACCAGTCGACTCGAAAAGCTTCGAAGTCCTCTACATAGATCTGGGTGAAATAGCCTTGACCAACAAGTTCACGGTGCTGGCGGAGAAGAACAGTGTCGGCAACCCTGCCGTGATCGACGAACTGAGTGCCAAACTCAGCAACCTGAAAATCTCCACCGTCGTCTTGAATTTGGAACGGGAGGTCGGTTCGGAGACGACCGTGCTGAAGCCGCTGACCACCACCGTGATGGTCAAGAGGAACCTGTCCACGTCTTGGTTCAGAGGCGTCCCAGACATCGACATCACAGTCCAAATAAAAACCATAGAA GTGGTGCTGCACGACACGAgctacaacaaaataatgggGGTGCTGAACGGCAATCTGGCAGAGGGCGACGCCCAGCCACAACCCCATTCACCGACAATCAGCAATACAGCGGCCAACGAATTAATCTCCGAACAACAGATCGCCGTAGTTCACAACAAGGACGAGGAAATccatgaatttttgaaattcacCTTTGCCATGAACACGTTGGACGTTAAGCTGCTGCAGGAGCAGTTCATGCACAACACCACCAACCCCACCAGGTCCCGGTTCAGCTCG TTTGTCGAGAACGCACTGAACGAATCCCAACAATCCAACACCGGAGGCACCCAAGGCCTGGCCCAGTTCACACTCAAAGGACTCTCGAGCAAGGGCCGAATAATGACGGACGGCTCCATCGTGGCCAGCGTCCTCCTCGTCGACTACCTGCTGACCGACATTCGCCCAGGCCGTGACGGTAAACTCAACCGCCTGATAGAGAGGACTCCAATCCCCTACGGCAGTCAAGAAAGCTTGACCGGCAGGAGCATGATCGACCTGACGTTCCAGAAAAAGGACCTCGACACCTTCG TCGATTTGAGGGTGTACAGCATCACGTTGATCCTCTCGATGGACTACCTGATGAAACTGGCCGCCTTCTTCAAGCCTCCAGTGGACGAGCCGGAATCGACGACGAAGATACAGAAGTCCCAGGCTGCCACTTCGGTGCACAAATTGGCACAGGCCCAACAGCCGCCCAACCTGGCCAATAAACAGCAAATGACCATTAACCTTAAGATTGAGAAACCTGACATAATCCTGATTGAAAAGACGGACGACATCAACACCAAAGCCATTGTGCTGAAT AATGAAGTATTATTGAAATACCGCATCCACGACGAGCATCAAGTAGTAAACGGCTCCATCTCCAACTTGCAAATGTACATATGCACCTACAACCCGGAGCTGCGTGACGCCTCCAAGAAGAACATCTTGCACCCCCTCACAATCAGCCTGGCGGGCTCCACTCCCGAAGACAAGGGTCTCCACTTGGAG TTGATAGTAACGGACGTGCACCTGAGCGTGTCCCCCGCCATCATAGAACTACTGTCGAAAGTCATCAGCACGGCCACCGCCAAGGAGGAGATCACCCCCGAGGTCGGCGAGGTGCTGGTGAACCTGAACACGATCTGGGAGGAACAGTGCTACGAGGACAACGAGCCGTGGTACCTGAAAACCG CGGACGCCGCCTCGGAGGTCACCGAAGACTTCCAGCTGCTTAAGAAGAAGTGTTTGGATGAGATGTGCATAGTGTCCGTGTCGTCCGTTTCTATAACGTTGGAGGCCGGTGTCGGCAATCAAACGTTGCCCATGATCATGGTCGAGACCTCTTTGAGGGGTTGCGTCCGAAACTGGAGCTCCCAG atgGTGATGGAAGCAAGCTTGACCTTGGAAGTGGGCTATTACAACAGCAAATTAGCCCTATGGGAACCCTTAGTCGAACCCGTGACTGAATTCGACTCAGCCGGCCAGCTAAGCTACGTCCCTTGGGAACTGAAAGTCGAG ATGGCCATCAACGAACAAGAGGACGTGCTGAGCGGCACGAGCAGCGACGACATCAACCGAGAAGACAAAAGCTCCGTTGTCGACATCGACGTCATATCCGAGAACCGCCTCGAAATAACCGTGACGAAGACGTGTCTGGAGGTGCTGACCAACCTGGGCAACGCCTTCGCCAACGCCCTCAAGGTGGACTTGGAGCACAAGGAGGACGACCGCACCGACGCCTCCTACAAAGTCGTCAACGAAACCGGCTTAACGTTGACGTTGAACCTTAAGGAGGGACCTTTCGCCATGTACAACGAAGGAAGGAGCGTCATTGACTTGGAAACGGTCGTGTTGGAGGGTACGGCCTCGGTGTTCCTCCAACTTAAAGGGGAGCAACGTCTGATGTCCACGGTCAGGCTGCGGGAGCAGTTCTCCCAAGCTTTGGCTCCGGAGGATTACATTTTAGAAGTGGAGGTCAACgataaaaatacagttttgtCGCTGCCGGTTTTGAGGTCAGAGATGCGATACTTCCCACTTATTTACAAAGGGGACACCAACGACAATTGGGGCATAATCTCCCACGTCACTTTGGAAAACGGTTTGACGGTCATCACTTTACGCAGCATAATTCAA GTGTACAACCACTTCAGACAACCCATAGAGGTGTACCACATGACCGACAAAGGCAACGAACTGAAATTCATCTCCTCCGTGCCGGCCGAGGGGCACATCAACGTGCCAGTGCCAGCCGTCTACACGCAGACCAACGAGCTGTTCTTCGCCGTGCCCAACTTCTCCGTCAGCACCACCCCCTACGTGTGGAAGGACCTGCAGAACAACCTGGTGGTCACCAAGCTGCTGCAGTGCCCGCCCAGGTCACCCGAGTCCGGGTCTCAAAACTACATAATCAAGGCCATGGGGGAGATGCAGCAGGTGTACATGGAGTCGACCAACAAGCACACCATGGTCAGCAATTGCTACAACATCCACCTGCGACCGGTCATCGAATTCACCAACTGCCTGCCGGTCGACATTATCTTGAATCTGGAGTCTCGTTCGGACGAGTACGAGATCAAGGCGGGTCACACGTGGAACTTGCGCTTCGCCATACCCGGAAAATCGGCCCTGATCATCCGG ATCCCCAACTACTTGGAGAAGGAGTGGGTGTGCAGGAACGAAATACTGGAGGTGCAGGAGGAGTTTGCTGTGTGGACGTTCACCAGTCACGACAGCCAAAAGTCGATGAGCATTGCCTTGGGTGTGCACTGCATTAATACCAGTGGATCTGAGATTATGCAGTTGTACTGTCCTTTCTGGATGCTCAACAAAACCGGAGTGTCTCTTGGATATATT AAATCAAAAAAGGCAACGAAAGAAGATCCCCAG CAAAACGAAGAAACCAACTGCATCCACCACCCACCGGACTTCAAGGGCCCAATAATGTTCTCATTCAACGCCAAAAACTTCTTCGGCAAGAAAAAGGCCTCAATATGCGTGGACCAAGGCAAATGGTCCAAGAAGTTCTCGCTGGACGTCGCCGGCTCCTCCGGCACCGTCATATGCGAGGCCAATGACCAAACCTACCAG ATCGGCGTCCACAACCAGCTCACCTACAACGGCCTAACGAAACAAATCACCTTCACCCCCTACTACGTGATCCTGAACCAGGCCAACTACGCCATCGACTGTCAGGAGTTCGACCGACCGGCCGACCCGTGGATCACCGTCGAGGCCAAGTCGTGCGCCGCCTTCTGGCCCCGCAGCGACAAGGAGGACAAGTGCATGAGGGTGCGGGTGCACGGCACCGAAGAGGTGACCGCCCACTTCCTGTACACCGAGAGCCACACCACCTTGCTGAAGCTCAAGAACATG TACGGCGGAATTAGTGTGGACGTGCAGCTAACCGAAGGGGCGGTGTACGTCAACTTCGCCAGCTGCGAAGAGGGTATAGCTCCAGCCTTGATAGTGAACGACACCAGCGACACCATTGAGGTGTGGGAGAAGGAGCACGTACAAAAGTGGAACATACCCCCCAAGCACTGCCAACTGTACACCTGGGAGAACCCCTCGGGACCCAGAAAGCTCGTGTGGCTCAAGAGCCCGAAGAAGGAATACGAGGATGACCTGCGCAAGGACGGACTGGGGGAAATCACGTTGGAGGACGAGAGCCTCATTTACTGGGCTTCGTTCCTGGATGGGATGCAAAGGGTGCTGCTGTTCACCGGTGATAAGACTATAGCGGAACAGGCCCAGTCGTCGAGCATGATGGAGCTCATCCAACAAGACATCAACGTCCAGATCCAAGGCATTGGTGTGTCTTTGGTAAACAACACCATCAGACAGGAAATATTGTACGTGGCCATCGCCAGCTCGGGCATCATCTGGGAGACGTGCAAGCTCAAATCCAAACGATTCAAGCcg TTGTCCAGCAAGGACAGCGAACACATCGAGGAGGCCTACCAGTTGTACCAAAACCGTGTGATGGCTGGCGACAAGCCACCGCATCGAGTCTCGGTCGACGGCAAGACGGAAATCGACTTCGAAACCATGGAGTACTACAAGCCGGGCAAGAGGAACATCAGACGTTGCTACCAAACCGGATTGTGGCTTAACCTGAAGACCAGTCCCAATCAGATGCAGCTCCACATCAAAGTTAACAGGATTCAAATCGACAATCAGATGTTCGATTGTCTGTTCCCGGTTATCCTGGCCCCGGTACCGCCACCCAAGAGTGTTGCTGCTATTAACGACT GTATGAAGCCGTTCATTGAAGTGAGCATAGTACAACTATTAATGAAGAACAGCCAAATCAAACAGTACAAGTACTTCAAAGTGTTGGTGCAGGAGTTCCACATCAAAGTAGAAATGGGTCTCATAAACGCCTTGTTAGGGTTGTTCGAACAAAAACCCAAGACCTACGAAGAAGAA CGTGACTTGTTCTTGAAAGACGTCAACCTGGTGAACGAAAACCTGTACTCGCACGCGGCCGAAATGTCACTTAAAGAACAGAAGAACTTCTACGATCTGCTCCACTTCTCACCCCTGAAGGTGCACGTCAGCTTTTCGTTGGGAGGAGGCGAGTCTCAGATGTCCGAAACTAATAATTTCATCAACGTCCTGCTTCAGGGTGTCGGTGTTACTTTGACCGACATGAACGACGTCGTCTTCAA gttGGCGTATTTCGAAAGGGACTACATGTTCCTGACCCGCAACCAATTGATCAGCGAGACCACGACTCACTACGTGGGTCAAACCATTAAACAATTGTACGTGCTGATTTTGGGACTTGATGTGCTGGGCAACCCCTACGGACTTGTTTTGGGCATCACCAAAGGGGTAGAAGATCTCTTCTACGAGCCGTTCcag GGTGCCATTCAAGGTCCGGGCGAGTTCGCCGAAGGTCTGGTGCTGGGCGTGCGCAGTCTGTTCGGGCACACGGTGGGCGGGGCCGCCGGTGCCGTATCCAAGATCACCGGTGCCATGGGTAAGGGCCTGGCGGCGCTCACCTTCGACAAAGATTATCAGCGTAAGCGACGTGATCAGCTGAACAAGAAGGCCGGGAATGTGCAGGAGCACTTTGCTCGTGGTGGAAAAGGGTTGGTTATG GGTGTTTTTGATGGTGTGACTGGAGTGTTCACTAAACCTGTTACTGGAGCCAAAGAGGAGGGTGTGGAAGGCTTCTTCAAGGGGCTAGGCAAGGGTGCCATTGGCTTAGTTGCCAGACCCACTGCTGGCATTGTTGATTTTGCCAGCACATCATTCGACGTAGTCAAAAG aGCCACTGATAGTTCAGAGGAGGTCACAAGGCTGCGCCAACCAAGATTCATCTCAGAAAACAGCCTGGTTAAGCCGTACAACACCAAAGACGCCCGAGGACAAAAACTGCTGGTCGAACTGGAGAAGGGCAAGTTTGCTGTCACAGACATCTACGTCTACTTCCACGAGATCAACAAGAAGGAAGTGGTCCTGCTGACCGACAAACGCCTGGCCTACATCAACTACGTTGACGTCTTTGGAACCTGGCAG ATTGACTGGTCGTTCACTTGGGACGAACTGAAGAATCCGGCCAAAATCGTGCCGAAGGGCATAACAATCACCGTCTCAGGGAGTAAAAAGAAACTGTTTAAGTCGAACGAAACAAGTAGGCTTATCGCTGTCAGTGATGCCCGCTCGCAAAACGAATTGTACACGAAGATAGAGGAGCTAAGGGGAGCTTAA